DNA sequence from the Xyrauchen texanus isolate HMW12.3.18 chromosome 32, RBS_HiC_50CHRs, whole genome shotgun sequence genome:
cgcagagctttagacgctctgagcagctctttgtatgctttgggggacagcggaaaggaaacgctgtctccaaacagaggctttcccactgggttgtagatgccatttcactggcttatcacacccaggccgtgcacccccttgcgggtccgagctcactcgacaaggagtgttgcgtcctcacgggcactggccaggggtacttccctggcagacatttgtagagcagcgggttagGCGACACCAAACAACTTTACAGGATACGTGTGcttatattacattaaaaattaaaagtgaGATACTCCTTTTTTCCAAATTAGCCATATTTCCAAATTAGCTTTACAGAAATGCATGTCTGTTTTACAATCCAAATATATCCATCAGAGGCGACTGTGTTAAACTAATGTCCATATTGCAAtaacaaaaagataaaaaaaaaaaaatacaagtcaTATGGCAGAAGTGGGTGACGCAAATTTAAGGatttgtgacttgcttgactaaataaagaaaatgactTAACCAGCGACTAGAGaattgacttgaactgcatgactcgacaatgacttgaatgtgttttattattattattttcaataaaaacagcAACGAACTGTGTTTAAAAAGATATTGCGTAGCCTATCAAAAATGTAAGCGTGTCAGCACCAATGATCTGCATCTACACAGTTAACACTGTGCTCTCAAtgtgccaaaatgacagatgattgtcgagttcccaaaaataatctcctttggatatatatattttgaatgtgatatgaataaaaaaagtatgaaaatatgcaacaAAAAATTATCCGATAATAAacaccacaacctcgaatttcatcagacatttcaaaaaccacaaggaaaggtaagtaaataatttcattatcattcactatccagaaagattaatatataaaataacggttcaaatgtttgagggttttcagtaaattaaaatgattcatgattaatctcatgttttgtatcgcgacaagtttgaaatgacctctaaatgtgtgtgtgccttttctaaacttTCTCAACtttcaacaatataccataaccatttgttggcaatatacaAACATAACAggcaggggtgcgtttcccgaaagcatcgttagccaactatggtcgcaagttccgtcgttactAACATAGtccaacgatttggtgtttcccgaaaccatcgttcaaacgaacattcgcaaactgcATCGCAAAGTtttgtggttggaacgacagctcttgacctgtggttagaagcatcgttccttgttagtttgttgTGTCGACGTCATTGATTTCGCAGCAGCTGGGATGTGTTCTCTTCAGACCTATCGACCCTATAGCCTATTTCTTTCGAAGCTTTCACCATCCACTTTAAGTGATTTGGATGACTTAAAGTCGAGGTGCTCAGGTTTTACACAATTTGCTTTCTTTATTGCAAATTATTTGAAACGATATAATAGCGTGACGATCGCAATTATTCTCCCTTCGAAGTGCACTCCGAAAGGATTATTTTTGCCGGTTGGGACGCAGGCTTGGTTTCGTTTGTGCGAAGAAACGGTGAGTGTGCAAGTGAGTAGCTTTGTTAAATTCCTAAAGACAAATTGTCATAtaacaatattttacaaaaattattttaggggGTTACCCTTAAATATTAAATTGTATCTGTAGCCTTCTGTAGCCTACACATATACGCAACATATGCAGTGCTTAACGCTAAGGAAACGTAGGCTAATTTACATACGTTAACATAGGctatttaaaatattacacactcaaaccacagtattttttatatatagtcaatgaatgaagaaacattttataaataagcaGTTTTGTGTAGTAGAATATAATATTCTCATGGCGTTATaagaaacaaatacatatttattgtttgcaAAAGTATTTAAGTGAAGTCTGCTGGGGAAACATAGGCAAATAAACAGCATTATTTATTAACACAAGTTATGTcagattaaatgaaacaaataatagAAAACACAGTATCCAAACTGTAAAATATTAGCCTACCATCCAAACATATTCTGAATTAAAAGTTCTCTGACTTCTGCTCCTGCAGGATGCATTCTGCCTTGATGTGGGTTCAAAGGATCATCATCAGAAACAGCATCTTCCTCACCATCGGCTCCAACGGCACCAACTTCCTCCTCAGGAAGCTGGACATTTTCCCTGACTGCAATGTTGTGGAGAATTGCAGTAACCACAATAACAGAACAGCTTTTGGTGGGGTTTAGCTTTAGGCCACCACTGGACTTGCTGATGCAGCGAAAACTTTGTTTCCACAGTCCTATAGTCCTCTCCACTATAGAGCGTGTCCTTCCATGGGCCTGATTAAACCTTTCCTCTGCAATGGTGGCTGGATGCTGCACAGGTGTCAAGAGGTAGGGGCTGAAGAGGATATCCACTGTCTCCCAGCAGCCAGCTATCACCAAAGCCACCTTCTTCAGCCATCTGGCAAATTGCAAAATTGGCCCATGCAAAAGAGTCATGTGTGCTTccaggccattttgccacaatgtcAGTGAACATTCCCTGGTGATCACACACTACTTGAACATTAATGGCTGGATAGCCCTTCCTGCAAATGTACAAGGGCTCATTTACCTTAGGGCTTAATACTGGGATTAGGGTTCCATCAATGATGCCAATCACTCTGGGGATGTTGTCAATATCATAGAATTGTTGATTGGCCAGCTGTATTTCCTCAGGAGTTTTGGGGAAAACCAGAATGCTCTTCATCAGCTGTAACAGCAAAGGTGTTACTGTTGTCACAGTTTTGCTGACTGAAGACTTGCTGAGCCCCaggccatcacccaccacctccATAAAACTTCCAACAGCAAAATAACGCAGTGTAGCTAACAACTGCACCTCTGGACTTAAGGCGTAGTTTCTTCTTGTTGCCCTCTGAAGGTGTGGTTTCACTATCTGAAATAATTCAAGAATCTTGGTCCTTGGAAGACGGAATTTTCTTAAAATTGCATCATCAGATAGTGAGTCAAGAGGGGTAAAATTTGTCCTTATGTGGGCATTTATATAAACTGATTGACTTCTCAGCCGCCTTCTGTGCTCCAGCTGTAAGAATCTTTGTAAAGCTGCCATTGTTGAGCACTTGAAACACACAAGTGTAACTTTTATTAGGAGAGGCATTAGTACACCTGCTTTGGATGCACCAGAGTTAATAGAAACATCTTAGCTAATAATcattctaaattaatttaattactacaATTCATTATTACCATCTTTGATTTGTTATAGTAATATGGTACAacattaatatattgtatatgttgaTTTGGTTTAAAATAGGCTGTTGTCTTTctgttatttaatatttttcattcttCTCTTAAGAATGGTCTAAGTACTTAAGAGTGTTTTGTGTTATGTTTGGCTTATATTGTCTTTGATGATATTAATGTTGTGAATTAACCAAATTTTCATTTACTTTATGGTTTATTTATGTGATGGTAGCTtaccacttcaaaataaaagttacattCCATATGTTTCATTATCAGGCTTGGTCACATTATTCAGGTATTTAATAAAGGATGACATGGCATGGTAAACATGTTTCAGCTTCACTCAGTAATGCCTGCATTTTTATGTGGCATTAATATACTACTTTGAGTCAAGTTACAATAGTATGCTCTTTAACTCATATTAAACTGAATGCCCAGTGTATTAGAAAAGCACTTGAAATACATATTACAAAAGAGTATATTTGGccataaaattttttatttatttgtatttcagtTCAACTGCTGAAGGGTTTTAACTtcatcactgaaaaataaattgaATGCCATGCACCACACAGCTTCACCAGAGCTCCATTTGCCAGAACCAGTCTGTTTCCACCTCCCACAACAAGGACGAGGGGTTGGATTTTGGGAGGCATGAAGGCCAACAATGtaggcaaaaaaagaaaaaaaaaagagggttaCATCTGTGgatctgaaaaagaaaaagacgACATGGCTGTCAGCCACACATGATTTGACTTTCCATACTGAGTAAATAACACAATTTTCACTTACTGTCGGTTGGTAGAAACATGGTTAAAGAGGGCTTGCTGGCTTGTTGTTGCAGGAGTTCCAATTTAGCCCTCCTATAGGCCATAACCTCCTGATGATGTTGGCCTTGCTGCTCCTTCAGGGCTCTCAGTTCTCTCCTGATTCCCTGGAGTTCAGATATTTTCTTCTTCTCCGACTGAAGCAGCTTCTCACTGCAGCCACAACGTCCCCTGTTTCTCCTTTGGTGGGAGATTAATGGCTGGTTTTCTGGAATGCCAGAACGACGTTGCCCAGCACATGAGGAGGCCTCAGACTGAGGGGAGTCAGGAGAAGGGAGCAATAGCCCAAGACCAGGACTCATTGCTGATGTTccaggggcaggttgaagggggcctgatgttccaggggcaggttgaagggggcCTGATGTTCCAGGGCCAGGGTGGAAGGGGCCTGATGTTCCAGGGCCAGGGTGGAAGGGGCCTGATGTTCCAGGGCCAGGGTGGAAGGGGCCTGATGTTCCAGGGCTCAACTTTGAATTCAAAGGCCTGGTTGACGCACATGCATCTATGCCTCCAGGGATCCCTTCCAATGCCTCAGGCCCCAGGATGGCCAAAACTTTCTCTTCCTCTGCAGTCAGAGGAGGAACGGAGTTGATACCCCCACCAGTCTTTTTTCTTCCCTTCTACGTGCTGCAGCCCTCCATTTTGTCACACTTGCGAAGTCCGTCCACTTTTTTCTAACTTCTTCTGGGCTGCGCTCATAACCATAGCCAGCagcatttattttttgggtgatttctgcccaggatttttttttatcagcatttgTGACACAATTTTTCAGCTTTGAAAATAGCTGGATTTTATTATTCTCCACCTCCTCCAAAAGAATTGTAACCTCATTTTTTGAAAATTGTGGTTTTCGCGTCATTTTCAGACAGGTCATATGAACACATAGCTGTATGGCAAGGGGACTTAAATAGGTAGGCTAATGATCTTAAGCAAAATATGCAACAGGTGTCCATAATATaacaatcacagtgtttttaaaacccatcatttattttcattttaattgtgctgaactatcaatattcaataagaaattaataaatatgaaattgtGAAATTAATAGTTATAGATTTTGGGATCAGAGAAGACAACattgtgtttatatgtatatattttattgtgcaaaGCATGAATGTTGAGTTGTTAACGTAATTACTCCACATTGTCACTAAGAAAGCGCAGTTGAAAAGAGAAAATAACCAAATTTACAGCAGGTGGCGATATGTGCTCATAGCACCAGTCCGCCATTAGatcgaagaagaagaagaagaacgtcATAACGACAGCTCCAACCAATGTGGTTCAAACCATGGATCTGCGACACAGGTAccatggtttcgggaaacagtagTGACTAGCTAGTTGATTTCTTTAAagatgcatcgtactatggtagtTAAACCAGCGAGTTGCAtcgttgtatgggaaacgcaccccagatttgcagtcacaacactttatttaaaacatgacaagtagtaaaaaatatacagaatgactcgtgACGAAATctaagtgctctcatagtgattatgacttctgaagactttaactaaagcccttgtATGCAATtcctttatgactattttatataaatgtatctctgaacTAGGGGGGTGGTCGCGTCATATTTTGAAAACTTGAAAAGTGTTGAGCAGTGAGGAGAAGATTATATTACATTAGCTAATTTTATCTGACCAAAAAAAATGGACAAATTTGTAATTCGTCCTCCACAAAAACGACAGAGTCCCACTGATTCGCCTACAGCTGCTGATAGTAATGACCCAGGAATACTGGACCCAGGTGAGGAAGCTCCCACCAAGTCTGGTCGCGGTGCTACCAGTGCTAGCAATACGGCAAACACGATATGCAGGAAATACCAAGATAGCTACCTGAAATatggttttatttcattttctcgTAGCAAAGAGTCCCTGCCCCAGCCACAGTGCATTTTCTGCGCCAAAGTCCTTGCTAACGAATGCATGAGGCCGTCCAAACTAATAAGACATTTTCAGACAACTCATCCCCAATACCGCAATACAGCCCGGGGCATTTTTTGAGCGCAAGGCAAAATAATTGACACTCTCGCAAAATGAGATGAGGGAAGTCACAGTTACTGACAAGAAACCTTTAAAAATATCGTATACAGttgctgaaaaaaaataaaataaataaataaataaataaataaataaaatcgccAAAGCAAAGAAAGAGCATACAATTGCAGAGACTTTGATTTTGCCATGCGCAACAGAGATTGTCAAGTAATTATTTGGAGAGGATAAATCAAAACAATTGGCCAAGATACCATTATCAAATAATACAGTCAAACGTCGCATcgcaaccatgtcagaagacgtgAGAGATCAGCTTTCTGCGCGACTTCGTGGTAATAAATTCGCACTTCAAGTAGACGAGTCTACTGATGTGTCAAAAATGGCACAACTCCTTGCATACGTTCGTTATGAATGGGAAAACGAAATAAAAtgagattttttgttttgtaaagagcTGCGTACCACAACGATGGCAAACGATATTTATGAAACTTTGGATAATTTCATGAAATCAAATGAGATAAACTGGAGCGACTGTATTGGGGTCTGTACTGATGGAGCTGTTGCGATGACTGGCAGGCAGTCCGGGGTAATTCAGCGTATCAAAAGTGTTGGGTCAGGGTATATTCTGGCAAACCGTTTGCCAATCACGTCTAGCAATCGGCAAAGCAAAATGTGGCACACGCCATTTACCAACAAGCGATGGGTAACTCGCAAAGCACGATGTTCCTTCCCGTTTTCCCAGCACGATACATAGAACTGCATAAAGTAAGAGGGGTGAGAAGTGGCGGGGCACCAGATAAAATAGTTCAAAGTTAAAGTTCACGCAAACAGGTATTAATAGACAAGTTTTAGtcaataaatattgattgtttataGCTGAATTACTAGAACGCAATTATATGTGGAACATTAGAGGATATTAATCCAATAAATAAAGAATACAACGATGGCATGAATCAAatcaacagtaggtgaaattcttgtgtgcagttccgagcaacatagcagtcatgacagtgacgagacatataccaattacagcaaacaacatacttacacaacacaatttacatatcaaatgtacacatacttacacaacacaataattatatacaatacacacaatatagaatacacaatatagaatacacatacaatacaatgaaatgaaaacaatgaaaacCCCATTATTATGTAATATCTTAATAAAATAGGCCTATCGGATTTCTAATATCTTAAAGTTCATGCTGATACATTTGAGAACCACCTGAAATGTCTAccacatgatgaaatattgatgaTGGTGTGGTGTGGACATTCACTGCAAAGAAAATCATCTACACCCGATCGCCACAGTGCATTTGCTGCGCGTCCCCATTAACTGCTCAACTGCGGTTGTCTGTTTACCACCAGTAGCCTAATAACTttattatacatgcatttataagcaaaaaataaaataaaatgcaagacGCTTATTTGACTGTCAATATAGTTTTAATAACTATGATTTGTTTAATCCACATTGTGTCCGTGCTTTTGTGGTCCATGTAGACTATAGCCTACTGAAAGTTATCAGACATAAAGTTatacaaaaatcacatatttttaataaagtttttgtCTTTTCCTCACTCAAAGTTGTTCTTAAATCCATAGAAGATTCATACGTAGAAGCTTTAAAAATACGAAACATTTGCAGTACACATTGCATATGGTAGGCATGCAGTGCGTATGATTCCTGGTGCAGAATGTAGTAAACTATTGTCCATGTAAAAtgacatataaaaatacattttaaagttctttaaatctGACAAATAAGCtaatatacatttacaaacatATGCAAACGTAACTATAGTAAATGTCTAGGTCaaaatacatataattatttAAGAATGCTGTATGGCCATAATAAACAAAggtacaggtgaaacttgaaaaattagaatatcgtgcaaacgttcatgtatttcagtaattcaaattaaaaggtgaacgtaatatatttagtatatataactgtatacatatgcatgattattctTTTCAGAGGGACGAcatttcagtatttaaaatcctttttttattattaattttaatttattaatattaaaattttctgagattttgaatttggggttttcataagctgtaagccataatcatcaaaattataacttttgcacgatattcaaatttttcgagtttctcCTGTATATTATCTGTGTCTTTATCTGGTATTTATTGGCGCAAGACATCTTGTTTGGAAAATAATCAAGGttatttttagggcccaagctcaaagtgcgtaggaccctattgttttcgttaggattattattagggcccaagccttgaaaaggcaaggccctattgttttcg
Encoded proteins:
- the LOC127626341 gene encoding putative nuclease HARBI1, with the translated sequence MTLLHGPILQFARWLKKVALVIAGCWETVDILFSPYLLTPVQHPATIAEERFNQAHGRTRSIVERTIGLWKQSFRCISKSSGGLKLNPTKSCSVIVVTAILHNIAVRENVQLPEEEVGAVGADGEEDAVSDDDPLNPHQGRMHPAGAEVRELLIQNMFG